From Pseudomonas arsenicoxydans:
CCAGCGCAAGAACGGCTATGCTGGTTACGGTGCGGCCAACGTCGCGGTCCGACTGGCGGCGATGGCCAAGTCGCGAAGTGGGGCTGTACGCCAGGCAAAGTTGTAGGAAAATCGTAAACACGGAGACAAACCGCTGCCGCGCAGCTTCCTTCACTGTGCGGCGCGGCCCATAATCGCCCACCTGTGCAGTGATGGCCGTGAGCCCGCAATGACGATAATTTCAGAACTATCCGCAGCGTCCGACGTACCCGTTGCCGAGCCGCGCAAGAGTCGCAAGAACAACCCTGAAAAAACCCGCGAGAACATCCTTCAAGAGGCGATTGTCGAGTTCGTCCAGCAAGGGCTTTCCGGGGCTCGCGTCGATGCGATCGCCGAGCGAATCCACACCTCCAAACGCATGATCTATTACTACTTCGGCAGTAAGGAACAGCTCTACGTCGAGGTGCTGGAGAAACTCTACGGCGATATCCGCAGCACTGAAAACCGTCTGCACCTGGCCGAGCTTGAGCCTGTCGAGGCGATTCGGCGGCTGGTGGAGTTCACCTTCGATCACCATGATCGCAACGTCGACTTCGTGCGTATCGTCAGCATCGAAAATATCCACAACGCTGAATACATAAAGCGTTCCGATGCGATCAAGGCGATGAACAACACCATCCTTGATTCACTGGGCGAGATTTTGCGTCGCGGGGCCGAGGAAGGTGTGTTCCGTTCCGGGCTGGAGCCGCTGGATGTGCATTTGCTGATCAGCTCGTTCTGCTTCTATCGCGTGTCGAACCGCCATACCTTCGGCGAGATCTTCCAGGTCGACTTGCCTGACGAGAGCATCAAACAGCGTCATCGAGAGATGATTTGCGAGTCGGTTCTGCGGTATTTGCAAGCCTGACGCCTAAAAGATCGCAGCCTCGTTTCACTCGACAGCTCCTACACAGCCTGTAGGCGCTGTCGAGTGAAACGAGGCTGCGATCTTTCGCTTTTCAACCCGTCATGCTTTGAAAGTGCGCCAGCATTCGCTGCGCATCTGGCACCACGCCGCTGAACAACTCAAACGCTTTCACCGCCTGAAACACCGCCATGTTGCCGCCATCCAGCGTTCGGCAACCCAAGGCGCGGGCGTTGCGCAGCAGTTCGGTTTCCAGTGGGAAGTAAACGATTTCCGCCACCCACAACGCAGATCGGAGTAACTCCACCGGCACCGGCGTGCCCGGCAGTTTTTTCATGCCCATGGGCGTGGTGTTCACTAAGCCGTCTGCCTGGGCTAGTGTGCTCGGTAGATCATGACCGGCCACCGCACGGCCTGCACCGAAATGCTGATTGAGATTGTCCGCCAATGCCTGCGCGCGACTGATCTCCACATCGAAAATGCTCAGAAGCTGTACGCCTTCGCTCAATAGCGCGTGGGCCACGGCTGCGCCTGCGCCACCGGCACCCATTTGCACCACGCGCTCACGGGCAACGTCCTTCAAGCCACGGCGAAAACCTTCGGCGAAGCCCAGGCAATCGGTGTTGTGGCCGATGCGT
This genomic window contains:
- a CDS encoding TetR/AcrR family transcriptional regulator; translation: MTIISELSAASDVPVAEPRKSRKNNPEKTRENILQEAIVEFVQQGLSGARVDAIAERIHTSKRMIYYYFGSKEQLYVEVLEKLYGDIRSTENRLHLAELEPVEAIRRLVEFTFDHHDRNVDFVRIVSIENIHNAEYIKRSDAIKAMNNTILDSLGEILRRGAEEGVFRSGLEPLDVHLLISSFCFYRVSNRHTFGEIFQVDLPDESIKQRHREMICESVLRYLQA
- a CDS encoding shikimate dehydrogenase, which produces MTQNTVVLAGLIGAGIQASRTPALHEHEGDAQGMRYVYRLIDLDYLKLDSSALPDLLMAAERMNFTGLNITFPCKQAIIPLLDELSPEARGIGAVNTVVLKDGKRIGHNTDCLGFAEGFRRGLKDVARERVVQMGAGGAGAAVAHALLSEGVQLLSIFDVEISRAQALADNLNQHFGAGRAVAGHDLPSTLAQADGLVNTTPMGMKKLPGTPVPVELLRSALWVAEIVYFPLETELLRNARALGCRTLDGGNMAVFQAVKAFELFSGVVPDAQRMLAHFQSMTG